The following coding sequences lie in one Halomonas sp. 'Soap Lake #6' genomic window:
- a CDS encoding cytochrome C assembly family protein produces the protein MQALPFATIALVVYIAAAIWQGMTLFRRVPPRQGMVRLLGAVGLLLHIPVVVQLVGEAPGLLPSFTTSATLLMAVAVNVVLVASLFKPVLNAGIVLFPLAGIALIFATWLPSQGSHNGLTPGIFLHAASSALAFAVLAIAAVQAVLVGLQNQALRHHHIRGIVQSLPPLTTMERVLFELVWAGILLLTLSIASGLIFLDNLFAQHLAHKTVLSLAAWIIFTTLLVGRYRFGWRGMRAVRWTLGGCALLILAYFGSKFVLEILLNR, from the coding sequence ATGCAGGCGCTCCCTTTCGCCACGATCGCTCTTGTTGTTTATATTGCCGCTGCCATTTGGCAAGGCATGACTCTGTTTCGTCGGGTCCCTCCCCGCCAAGGCATGGTACGCCTGCTAGGCGCGGTTGGGCTGTTACTGCATATACCAGTAGTGGTCCAATTAGTCGGCGAAGCGCCGGGGCTATTACCTAGCTTCACCACAAGCGCCACTCTGTTAATGGCAGTGGCAGTCAATGTGGTGTTGGTGGCCAGCCTATTTAAGCCTGTGCTTAACGCAGGAATAGTGCTATTCCCCTTGGCGGGCATCGCGCTGATCTTTGCCACCTGGCTCCCTAGCCAGGGGAGCCATAACGGCCTAACCCCGGGTATTTTCCTGCATGCAGCCAGCTCGGCACTAGCGTTTGCGGTATTGGCAATTGCTGCCGTGCAAGCGGTTCTTGTGGGCCTACAAAACCAAGCGCTGCGTCACCATCATATTCGCGGCATTGTGCAGTCGCTGCCGCCGCTCACTACGATGGAGCGTGTGCTATTTGAGCTAGTGTGGGCGGGGATTTTGCTACTTACACTGTCGATTGCCAGCGGACTCATCTTCCTCGACAATCTTTTCGCTCAGCATCTGGCGCATAAAACCGTCCTATCGCTGGCTGCGTGGATTATTTTCACCACGCTGTTAGTTGGCCGCTACCGGTTTGGTTGGCGAGGAATGCGTGCCGTGCGCTGGACGCTAGGCGGCTGCGCACTATTGATACTGGCTTATTTCGGCAGCAAGTTTGTATTAGAAATTCTACTCAACCGCTAA
- a CDS encoding HlyC/CorC family transporter, whose translation MSDDFPLGLLFGLLALLILLSAFFSSSETGMMSINRYRLSHQANSGDRRAKRVLRLLSRPDRLIGVILIGNNFVNNLAASIATIIAIHFFGDVSGPAISTALLTITILIFAEVTPKTYAAIKPERIAYPASVALGPLLKLLYPLVWLVNVISNGLLRLVGVKSVESGGDSLTRDELRTVVHEAGTLIPYRHRAMLLSILDLENVTVNDIMVPRHEVLGIDLDDPLEDILTQIRTSQHTRLPVYKGDINNIIGMLHLRNAARFLSRSEVTKAAIVQEAREPYFIPESTPLHTQLLNFQKQKRRIGIVVDEYGDVEGLVTLEDILEEIVGEFTTDVSEDEEIHQQDDGSHVIEGTANIRDINKMLGWQLPTDGPKTLNGLILEHLEAFPEGPASLQIGNIRMEILEIRDNLITSARCWQKQRLPRR comes from the coding sequence TTGAGCGACGACTTCCCCCTGGGGTTACTGTTCGGCCTGCTAGCTTTACTTATACTGCTGTCCGCCTTTTTCTCCAGCTCTGAGACAGGCATGATGTCGATTAATCGCTATCGACTCAGCCATCAGGCCAACAGCGGTGACCGCCGCGCCAAGCGGGTTTTGCGGCTACTCTCACGCCCAGACCGCTTGATAGGCGTCATCCTGATCGGCAATAACTTTGTTAATAATCTAGCCGCATCCATTGCTACTATTATTGCCATTCATTTTTTTGGCGACGTATCAGGCCCCGCCATTTCCACCGCGCTACTAACAATCACCATTCTTATCTTTGCGGAAGTCACCCCGAAAACCTATGCAGCCATAAAGCCCGAGCGCATTGCTTACCCAGCATCGGTAGCCCTGGGTCCACTACTGAAACTGCTTTATCCGCTAGTCTGGCTAGTTAACGTAATCTCCAATGGTCTGCTGCGACTAGTTGGGGTTAAAAGCGTTGAGAGTGGCGGCGACAGTCTGACCCGCGACGAGCTACGCACAGTGGTCCATGAAGCAGGAACACTGATCCCTTATCGCCACCGCGCCATGCTGCTATCAATACTGGATCTTGAAAATGTGACGGTAAACGACATCATGGTGCCTCGGCACGAAGTATTGGGCATTGATCTAGATGACCCTCTAGAAGATATCCTGACCCAGATCCGTACCAGTCAGCATACCCGTTTACCTGTCTATAAAGGTGACATTAACAACATCATCGGCATGCTGCATTTACGTAACGCCGCACGCTTTTTATCCCGTAGCGAAGTTACCAAAGCCGCTATTGTTCAAGAAGCTCGAGAGCCTTACTTTATTCCGGAATCCACGCCACTGCATACGCAACTGCTTAACTTTCAAAAACAGAAGCGCCGCATTGGCATCGTGGTAGATGAGTATGGCGATGTGGAAGGCCTGGTCACTCTTGAGGACATTTTGGAAGAAATTGTTGGCGAGTTCACCACCGACGTTTCAGAAGATGAAGAGATTCATCAGCAAGACGACGGCAGCCACGTTATCGAGGGCACAGCGAATATTCGCGACATCAACAAAATGCTCGGTTGGCAGTTGCCTACCGATGGCCCAAAGACGTTAAATGGATTAATACTCGAACATTTAGAGGCTTTTCCAGAGGGCCCCGCCAGCCTGCAGATTGGCAATATCCGCATGGAGATCCTGGAGATCCGTGACAACCTGATCACCTCTGCACGCTGCTGGCAAAAACAGCGCTTACCTCGTCGCTAA
- a CDS encoding 1-acyl-sn-glycerol-3-phosphate acyltransferase: protein MTWPVKLVRHVLRSFIYVAMRLCYRLSIHGRYHLPKKGAALVVCNHVSFMDALVLGGASPRPLRFVMDQPIFESRWLKWWFQLVGAIPIESERHSPGALRRALDDVSDALRQGDIVMVFPEGRLTPDGEIHTFRRGLEAILARDNVPIIPAGLAGLWGSWTSHYGGKALKKWPVRFRAPVCLHFGPPIMAQEAGEMVLRHFLEARVRALKAAGDNEIAHR, encoded by the coding sequence GTGACATGGCCGGTTAAACTCGTTCGCCATGTACTGCGCAGCTTCATTTATGTAGCAATGCGCCTATGTTACCGCCTTAGTATCCATGGTCGTTATCACTTGCCTAAAAAAGGCGCTGCATTAGTGGTTTGTAACCACGTCAGTTTTATGGATGCGCTGGTGTTGGGCGGCGCTAGTCCCAGGCCGTTGCGGTTTGTGATGGATCAGCCTATTTTTGAGTCGCGCTGGCTTAAATGGTGGTTCCAGCTTGTCGGGGCAATCCCTATAGAATCGGAGCGGCATAGCCCAGGGGCGCTACGCCGTGCGCTGGATGATGTCAGTGATGCGCTGCGGCAAGGCGATATCGTTATGGTCTTTCCTGAAGGACGCCTTACCCCTGATGGTGAAATCCATACTTTTCGTCGCGGGCTAGAGGCCATACTGGCCCGTGACAATGTGCCAATTATTCCAGCTGGCCTCGCAGGCCTGTGGGGGTCTTGGACTTCTCACTATGGGGGCAAGGCGCTGAAGAAATGGCCTGTGCGTTTTCGTGCGCCGGTGTGCCTCCATTTCGGTCCACCTATTATGGCGCAAGAGGCGGGGGAGATGGTGTTGAGGCACTTTTTGGAAGCTCGGGTTCGGGCGCTTAAGGCGGCTGGCGATAACGAGATCGCCCACCGTTAG
- a CDS encoding TetR/AcrR family transcriptional regulator, whose product MARPRQHAPDALHLQVMHACDEWLAKQPVHGLSLRALARDVGCAPSTLLKLYGSFNNLLQHVNVETLARLQHTITSLAADDPEPWLRALAHAYWHFAEQDCYRWQLLFDYPLAQEGELDQRQSDLIEALFTQVETSLKQYQPALDDLEARRLGRTLWGSVHGLVQLGLNERLGYWQGQQLKVDELLDQLMSTVLAGLRHRGAKT is encoded by the coding sequence ATGGCCCGTCCTAGACAGCATGCGCCCGATGCCCTCCACTTGCAGGTCATGCACGCTTGTGATGAGTGGCTGGCGAAACAGCCAGTCCATGGTTTATCACTGCGTGCCTTGGCTAGAGATGTAGGCTGTGCGCCCAGTACGCTGCTAAAACTGTATGGCAGCTTCAATAACTTATTACAGCACGTTAACGTCGAGACGTTGGCACGCTTGCAGCATACCATTACTAGTTTGGCCGCAGATGATCCTGAGCCATGGCTACGCGCGCTGGCGCATGCGTATTGGCATTTTGCAGAGCAGGACTGCTATCGTTGGCAGCTGCTATTTGATTACCCTCTAGCCCAGGAGGGTGAGTTGGATCAGCGTCAAAGCGACTTAATCGAAGCACTGTTTACTCAGGTTGAAACGTCGTTAAAACAGTATCAGCCAGCGCTTGATGACCTTGAGGCCCGTCGTTTGGGGCGCACCCTATGGGGTAGTGTTCATGGATTGGTGCAGCTGGGCTTGAATGAGCGGCTAGGCTATTGGCAGGGCCAACAGCTTAAAGTGGATGAGTTATTAGATCAGTTAATGAGTACCGTTCTAGCAGGCCTGCGCCACCGGGGGGCGAAGACGTGA
- a CDS encoding SOS response-associated peptidase, with product MTGRLHVQRLSLSRLVPSLGSAEALIESPNLAPRQPVSAIRFEGGQYRLQPLFWGLTPPWLKVLDHAPHCARAETLKSRTMFSEAFSARRCVVPVSGFYIWKTQPRSKQPYLVTHVARTPLFLGALWCRYHTTLTTFTDSTALISVPANACLSSLTDRLPVVIAPEALTRWLDPSTALTDLEALLTPAPLELLGAFPVSKHVNNPAYQSLSCAHPTGPMLRWAVSQEL from the coding sequence ATGACGGGACGCCTACATGTGCAACGCCTATCGCTTTCGCGCCTTGTGCCATCACTTGGCAGCGCGGAAGCGCTGATTGAGTCCCCCAATTTAGCACCGCGACAGCCTGTATCCGCAATTCGCTTTGAAGGGGGGCAGTATCGCTTACAACCACTGTTCTGGGGGCTGACGCCGCCCTGGCTAAAGGTGCTTGATCATGCCCCTCACTGCGCTCGGGCGGAAACACTTAAGTCACGTACGATGTTCAGTGAGGCATTTAGTGCCCGTCGCTGCGTGGTACCGGTAAGCGGCTTTTACATTTGGAAAACGCAACCACGCAGCAAGCAACCCTACTTAGTCACCCATGTTGCTCGAACCCCTCTTTTTTTAGGGGCACTTTGGTGCCGTTATCACACGACACTAACCACCTTTACCGACTCTACAGCGCTGATCAGCGTACCGGCTAATGCCTGTCTATCATCACTTACTGACCGATTACCCGTAGTTATTGCACCGGAGGCGTTAACACGCTGGTTAGACCCAAGCACAGCACTAACCGACCTTGAGGCGCTATTAACCCCCGCGCCCCTGGAACTGTTAGGCGCTTTCCCGGTATCAAAGCATGTTAATAATCCTGCCTATCAGTCATTGTCCTGCGCTCATCCGACCGGGCCGATGCTGCGCTGGGCTGTGTCACAGGAGCTGTAA
- a CDS encoding insulinase family protein encodes MLRPHKMFAPPFARQATACVVVSIAWCVPSAFAQDTPIADVTTPTVSPFDSRDYRVLTLENGLQALLVSDPDADKAAASMNVRVGSAQDPEDLQGLTHFLEHMLFLGTEPYPESDAYQSYISDNAGSHNAFTAQQDTNYFFDVEPSALPGALDRFSEFFLSPLFNADHLESERNIVHSEYMARIRDESRRENDVLNQLLNADNPTTGFAVGSRDTLANPPEGEATLRERVIDFYHRHYDANVMNLAIVAPQSLDTLEEWVVERFADIPDNGLSVPTIDAPLVDADTLPRYIERQSLQDRRQLRFYFPIPDPTDEYRTKPTQLISHLLGDEGNGSLLAVLREAGLADALSAGIGRGDGKDALFTISISLTPAGAERLDDIEATLFAAIEQIREEGIDNWRYEEQKSLSEQAFRFQQHGAPQQEATRLAMSLSRYPVEDVQYAPYRMDGMDSERQQIYLDALTPDNMLRFYSSPDIESETISPWFNTQWREQQPKQRGRALSGLALPEPNPFIANDLTLLEGQDEQPSVLVDSPSFTAWHMQDARFNTPSVEWRVSLQHPSASYSAEEAVLNRLLASWLNDSLNESLYPAWLAGQSFSAYSHSRGITLSFSGWRDGQTPLIEQALEQLQTAHISPSAFERVRYQLQREWRNAPQASLYGQASRALGEALLTPQWSSAELFNASQRLELQHLENFRKRFLNGLYVDAMAIGNLDAALASEQASLIRDALTPRLTREDIGELTPLAVNDQASVLHPHSNREESLVMRYLQGRNQTTAEQATISVLAQWLDTPFYQQLRTEEQLGYIVNAGYLPLLDAPGLVLVVQSPDVDSSTIAERMDAFMGMASERLDQLTDEALAPHRQALHDRLRQRDTSLSGMANRFWQATALEQVRFDRREQLAALALEVSVEDIQALWPSLLSHQLDIRFNPGDEPSDIAAYREALAPLPKTADND; translated from the coding sequence ATGTTGCGACCTCATAAAATGTTCGCCCCACCCTTTGCACGACAAGCCACTGCATGCGTTGTAGTAAGCATAGCCTGGTGCGTGCCCAGTGCTTTCGCTCAAGATACGCCAATAGCTGACGTCACTACACCGACGGTCAGCCCATTTGATAGCCGTGATTATCGGGTACTTACCCTTGAGAATGGCCTTCAAGCCCTACTGGTTAGCGACCCTGATGCCGATAAAGCTGCCGCATCCATGAACGTTCGTGTGGGTAGTGCCCAGGACCCCGAGGATCTACAAGGACTGACACACTTTTTAGAACACATGCTGTTCCTGGGCACCGAGCCCTACCCGGAGTCAGATGCCTACCAGAGCTATATTTCGGACAACGCCGGTTCCCACAATGCGTTTACCGCCCAGCAAGACACTAACTACTTTTTTGATGTAGAGCCATCCGCACTACCTGGTGCACTGGACCGCTTCAGCGAATTTTTCCTCTCGCCGCTGTTTAACGCCGATCACCTTGAGAGTGAGCGAAACATTGTTCACTCAGAGTATATGGCCCGCATACGTGATGAATCACGCCGTGAAAATGACGTACTCAATCAGCTCTTAAACGCCGACAACCCGACAACCGGCTTTGCTGTTGGCAGCCGTGATACCCTGGCAAACCCACCCGAAGGCGAAGCAACGCTACGGGAACGGGTTATCGACTTTTATCACCGCCACTACGATGCCAATGTAATGAACTTGGCCATTGTGGCACCGCAATCACTGGATACTCTTGAGGAGTGGGTTGTTGAACGGTTTGCCGACATCCCGGATAACGGCCTCAGCGTGCCAACTATTGATGCCCCACTGGTAGATGCCGATACCCTGCCACGCTATATCGAACGCCAATCGTTACAGGATCGCCGCCAGCTGCGTTTCTATTTCCCGATTCCCGACCCTACCGACGAGTATCGCACCAAACCGACCCAACTGATTTCACACTTACTGGGCGATGAAGGCAATGGCAGCCTACTTGCCGTACTGCGTGAAGCTGGCCTGGCTGATGCACTCTCTGCCGGCATAGGACGTGGTGACGGGAAAGATGCACTGTTCACAATATCCATCAGCCTAACGCCTGCTGGCGCTGAGCGACTGGATGACATCGAAGCCACGCTGTTTGCTGCCATTGAGCAAATTCGCGAGGAAGGGATAGATAATTGGCGCTACGAAGAACAGAAAAGCCTTAGCGAACAGGCATTTCGTTTCCAGCAACACGGTGCACCACAGCAGGAAGCTACTCGCTTGGCGATGAGCCTCTCGCGCTACCCCGTAGAAGATGTACAGTACGCGCCGTATCGTATGGATGGTATGGATAGTGAGCGCCAGCAGATCTATTTAGACGCGCTAACGCCCGATAATATGCTGCGCTTTTACTCATCACCCGATATCGAGAGCGAAACAATCTCACCCTGGTTTAACACCCAGTGGAGAGAACAGCAGCCCAAACAGCGCGGCCGAGCGCTCAGCGGCCTAGCACTGCCTGAACCAAACCCATTTATCGCCAACGACTTAACGCTGCTGGAGGGTCAGGATGAGCAGCCCAGCGTATTGGTAGACTCTCCATCGTTTACCGCTTGGCATATGCAGGATGCCCGCTTTAACACTCCAAGCGTTGAATGGCGGGTTAGCCTGCAACATCCCAGCGCCAGCTACTCCGCAGAAGAAGCCGTACTTAACCGCTTACTGGCAAGTTGGTTAAATGACAGCTTAAACGAGTCACTCTACCCGGCTTGGCTTGCAGGACAGTCATTTAGCGCTTACTCGCATTCACGGGGCATCACGCTGTCGTTCTCAGGCTGGCGTGACGGTCAAACACCACTCATTGAGCAAGCGCTTGAGCAGTTGCAAACAGCCCATATTTCGCCCAGCGCTTTTGAGCGCGTGCGCTACCAGCTACAGCGCGAATGGCGTAATGCTCCCCAAGCATCACTTTATGGGCAGGCCAGCCGTGCACTAGGAGAGGCGCTGCTTACCCCTCAGTGGTCTAGCGCCGAACTGTTTAATGCAAGTCAGCGCTTGGAGCTCCAGCACTTAGAAAACTTCCGCAAGCGTTTTTTGAACGGCTTATATGTAGATGCAATGGCCATTGGTAACCTGGATGCGGCGCTTGCAAGTGAACAGGCTAGCTTGATACGCGACGCTCTTACGCCTCGTTTAACCCGCGAAGATATTGGCGAACTAACGCCTCTTGCCGTGAACGACCAAGCGAGCGTACTTCACCCTCACAGCAACCGAGAAGAGTCGCTGGTGATGCGCTACCTACAAGGGCGCAACCAAACCACTGCAGAGCAGGCGACTATAAGCGTTTTGGCACAGTGGCTAGACACCCCCTTCTATCAGCAGCTTCGCACTGAGGAGCAGTTAGGCTATATCGTCAATGCGGGCTATTTACCGCTACTTGACGCACCCGGCCTCGTGCTCGTTGTGCAGTCGCCTGATGTCGATAGCAGTACCATTGCCGAACGCATGGATGCCTTTATGGGTATGGCAAGTGAGCGACTGGATCAACTGACCGATGAAGCGCTGGCCCCCCATCGCCAGGCCCTCCATGACCGATTGCGCCAACGCGACACCAGCCTGTCAGGCATGGCCAATCGTTTTTGGCAGGCAACGGCTCTGGAGCAGGTGCGCTTTGACCGCCGCGAGCAGCTAGCAGCCCTTGCCTTAGAAGTAAGCGTCGAGGATATTCAAGCGCTATGGCCTTCTCTCCTGTCACACCAGTTGGATATTCGCTTTAATCCAGGCGACGAGCCCAGCGATATTGCTGCCTATCGCGAAGCACTCGCCCCCCTGCCTAAAACAGCCGATAATGATTAA
- the sbcB gene encoding exodeoxyribonuclease I, whose protein sequence is MAPPNAAPASFLWHDYETFGADPRRDRPAQFAALRTDAELNEIGSPIELYCKPADDYLPHPAACLITGITPQKAQRKGLPEAEFALQVQNCMGEPGTCVVGYNSLRFDDEVSRHLFYRNLLDPYAREWQNGNSRWDLIDVVRAFYALRPEGIEWPLREDGAPSFKLEHLTAANGIAHEGAHDAVADVRATIALARLLKARNPKLFDYLLGLRGKRAVAKQLDLPSAKPLLHISRRYPASRGCSALVMPLAEHPTNPNGVIVYDLSVDPSDLLAMSAEQIRERVFVSRQDLSEGETRIPLKVIHINRCPVVFPATALKDVEGPQKGEYGVIVERLGLNMEACRRHWKTLRAASGVAQKVTEVFNAAYEDTPHDPDLMLYSGSFFSAADRQQMERVRAMEPWDLVGQRFAFQDPRLEEMLFRYRARSYPETLEGEERELWEAFRWTRINDPAIAGFTLKAFAREIERYNQQSLTDHERQVLEELVMYVESMMPAQAFDA, encoded by the coding sequence ATGGCGCCACCTAATGCCGCCCCTGCCAGTTTTCTTTGGCATGACTATGAGACATTCGGGGCTGACCCCCGTCGTGACCGGCCTGCTCAGTTTGCCGCGCTACGCACCGATGCCGAGCTAAATGAAATCGGCTCGCCTATCGAACTGTATTGCAAACCTGCCGATGACTATCTGCCCCATCCGGCGGCCTGTCTCATTACCGGCATTACGCCTCAAAAAGCTCAGCGTAAAGGTCTCCCCGAGGCTGAGTTTGCCCTTCAGGTACAAAACTGCATGGGGGAGCCGGGTACCTGCGTAGTGGGCTATAACAGCCTGCGTTTTGATGATGAAGTTTCCCGCCATCTGTTCTACCGTAACCTGCTCGACCCCTATGCCCGTGAATGGCAGAACGGTAACTCCCGCTGGGATTTAATCGACGTTGTGCGTGCCTTTTATGCGTTGCGCCCTGAGGGTATCGAGTGGCCACTTCGTGAAGATGGTGCGCCAAGTTTTAAACTTGAGCACTTAACGGCTGCTAATGGCATCGCCCACGAAGGTGCTCATGATGCGGTGGCGGATGTGCGCGCAACCATTGCCTTGGCTCGCCTGCTTAAAGCACGCAATCCAAAGTTATTTGATTATTTATTGGGGCTTAGGGGTAAGCGTGCCGTGGCTAAGCAACTTGATTTGCCTAGCGCTAAACCGCTTTTGCATATTTCCCGCCGCTACCCAGCCAGCCGCGGTTGTAGCGCGCTGGTGATGCCGTTGGCGGAGCATCCGACCAACCCCAATGGGGTGATCGTGTACGATCTTAGTGTTGACCCAAGTGACCTGCTTGCAATGAGTGCTGAGCAGATTCGTGAGCGGGTGTTTGTTAGTCGGCAGGATCTCTCCGAGGGAGAAACACGGATTCCGCTTAAGGTGATCCATATAAACCGCTGCCCAGTAGTGTTCCCTGCGACAGCGCTAAAAGATGTGGAAGGACCGCAGAAAGGTGAGTATGGCGTAATCGTTGAACGTTTGGGGCTAAATATGGAGGCCTGTCGCCGTCACTGGAAAACGTTGCGTGCTGCCAGCGGAGTGGCGCAGAAAGTGACAGAGGTGTTCAATGCGGCTTATGAGGATACGCCACACGATCCAGACTTGATGCTCTATTCCGGTAGCTTCTTTTCTGCCGCCGACCGCCAGCAGATGGAGCGTGTTCGGGCCATGGAGCCTTGGGATTTAGTTGGCCAGCGCTTTGCTTTTCAGGATCCACGCTTGGAGGAGATGCTATTCCGCTATCGCGCCCGTAGCTATCCAGAAACCCTAGAGGGTGAAGAGCGGGAGCTTTGGGAAGCGTTTCGCTGGACGCGGATCAACGATCCGGCCATCGCGGGTTTTACGCTAAAAGCATTTGCACGGGAAATTGAACGTTACAACCAGCAGTCGCTTACTGATCATGAGCGCCAAGTATTGGAAGAGTTGGTAATGTACGTTGAGTCGATGATGCCAGCCCAGGCATTTGATGCCTGA
- the minE gene encoding cell division topological specificity factor MinE → MKLLEFLKRERKKSASVAKERLQIIVAHQRSQRGQPDYMPLLERELLEVIRRYVHVDDNAIQISLDSEDNCSVLELNVTLPKS, encoded by the coding sequence ATGAAACTGCTGGAATTCTTGAAGCGTGAGCGCAAGAAATCCGCCTCGGTGGCCAAGGAACGTTTACAAATCATCGTGGCGCATCAGCGTAGCCAGCGTGGTCAACCCGACTACATGCCGCTACTGGAGCGCGAACTGCTAGAAGTGATCCGTCGTTACGTCCATGTGGACGACAACGCTATTCAAATTTCGCTAGATAGCGAAGATAACTGCTCGGTGCTTGAGCTAAACGTTACGTTGCCGAAAAGCTAA
- the minD gene encoding septum site-determining protein MinD: MAKIIVVTSGKGGVGKTTSAAAISTGLALRGKKTVVIDFDVGLRNLDLIMGCERRVVYDLVNVIQGEAGLNQALIRDKRVENLFILPASQTRDKDALTKEGVEQILEQLKEDFDFILCDSPAGIERGAQLAMYFADEAIVVTNPEVSSVRDSDRILGLLGSKTRRAEQSLEPVKEHLLITRYNPFRVTSGDMLTLDDIREILAIDLLGLIPESEAVLRASNQGVPVTHDASSDAGQAYTDTVSRLLGEEMPLRFHELQRKGLLSRMFGGSRR, from the coding sequence TTGGCCAAAATTATTGTAGTGACCTCAGGTAAAGGGGGGGTCGGTAAAACTACCAGCGCAGCCGCTATTTCGACTGGACTTGCCTTGCGCGGCAAAAAAACGGTGGTAATTGATTTTGACGTTGGTCTGCGTAACCTTGACCTTATCATGGGCTGCGAACGCCGCGTTGTTTACGATCTAGTGAACGTTATTCAGGGGGAAGCAGGCCTTAACCAAGCGCTGATTCGCGACAAACGCGTTGAAAACCTGTTTATTTTGCCTGCTTCGCAAACTCGGGATAAAGATGCACTGACCAAAGAGGGGGTTGAACAGATACTGGAGCAGTTAAAAGAGGACTTTGACTTCATTTTGTGTGACTCGCCAGCAGGTATTGAGCGGGGGGCACAGCTAGCAATGTACTTCGCTGATGAAGCGATCGTTGTTACCAACCCTGAAGTATCCTCTGTGCGTGACTCTGACCGTATTCTCGGGTTGCTTGGCTCTAAAACTCGGCGCGCCGAGCAGAGTTTGGAGCCAGTTAAAGAGCACCTTTTAATTACTCGTTACAATCCTTTCCGTGTGACTTCTGGGGATATGCTAACCCTGGATGATATTCGTGAAATTCTTGCCATTGACCTACTTGGTTTGATTCCTGAGTCGGAAGCGGTACTACGTGCTTCTAACCAGGGTGTGCCAGTGACCCATGATGCATCAAGCGATGCCGGTCAGGCATACACGGATACTGTTTCACGGCTGCTTGGGGAAGAGATGCCGCTGCGTTTTCACGAACTGCAGCGCAAAGGTCTACTAAGCCGAATGTTTGGGGGTAGTCGTCGATGA
- the minC gene encoding septum site-determining protein MinC, with translation MNLNADSADMAFTFKGGMLPMTVMELSSADPELIRRQLAGKLSQSPAFFQHTPVVLSVEKLDEPHLALERICAVCRDHKLLPVAVRGGSEPVRQSAWALGLGWFAPVEEGRARILESVSRMIEPEVVADEPEAQEDASVTTRLFRGTVRSGQQVNAAEGDLVVIGAVNAGAEVLAAGSIHVYGALRGRALAGIHGNTHAGIYCRELEAELLSVAGNYKRLEDIDSQLLGRAVEIHFIKEQLEIKPLN, from the coding sequence ATGAACCTCAACGCCGATAGTGCCGACATGGCTTTCACCTTCAAGGGCGGCATGCTGCCAATGACCGTCATGGAGCTAAGCAGCGCTGACCCTGAACTTATTCGGCGTCAGCTAGCTGGCAAACTGTCGCAATCCCCCGCGTTCTTTCAGCATACACCGGTTGTGCTGAGCGTGGAAAAACTCGATGAGCCTCATCTGGCGCTGGAACGAATTTGTGCGGTGTGTCGTGACCACAAGCTTTTGCCTGTTGCGGTGCGCGGTGGTTCAGAGCCTGTACGGCAGTCCGCCTGGGCATTGGGCCTTGGCTGGTTTGCGCCGGTAGAAGAAGGCCGCGCCAGGATATTAGAAAGCGTCAGCCGGATGATAGAGCCTGAAGTAGTGGCAGATGAGCCGGAAGCGCAGGAAGACGCTTCGGTAACGACACGCCTTTTTCGCGGTACAGTGCGCTCTGGCCAGCAGGTGAACGCGGCAGAGGGCGACTTGGTGGTGATTGGCGCGGTCAACGCGGGTGCCGAAGTGTTAGCGGCTGGCAGCATCCATGTGTATGGAGCACTGCGAGGTCGTGCACTTGCAGGTATCCACGGTAATACCCATGCCGGTATTTATTGTCGTGAATTGGAAGCAGAGCTGCTGTCAGTGGCCGGTAACTATAAACGGTTGGAAGATATTGACTCTCAGCTACTTGGGCGTGCAGTAGAAATTCATTTTATAAAAGAGCAGCTTGAGATTAAGCCGCTGAATTAA